The DNA sequence CGGATCGTCAGGGCGGCGCGGTGGGCAGCCTTCGCCTCGGCTGGTCGGTGATGCCCCAGCTGTCGCTGGGCGTCGAGAGCAACTCGTGGGCGCGCACCGAAAGCGGCCAGACCGTGTCGATGAGCGTCTACACCGCCGGCGCGACCTACTATCCGAACCCGTCGCAGGGTTTCTTCATGCGCGCGGGCGTCGGTGGCGGCAACGAGAGCTTCTCGGTGAGCTCGGGCAACAGCTCGGGTTCAGCGTCGCAGTCCGGCTTCGGCTTCACGGTCGGCACCGGCTACGAAATGCGCCTGATGCCGCACTGGTCGCTCGGCCCCGCCGTCGACTACGGCTACGTCAACGTGAAGAACCAGGGATTCAACATCTCGTCGAACTACGTGAACTTCACGGCGGCGATGAACTGGTATTTCTTCTAGAAGACACTCGCGCGCTTCGGATCGCGAAGCGCGAACCTGGCACCACGACACGGCTGGGCCTCGCGGCCCAGCCGTTCGTCGTGACCCACCTCCAGCGAGTTTCCCGTACGCCGGTTCCCCTCGAACCGGCGCCCCCCGCCTCGGGCAGTCTCAGCTCGAGCTGGCGGTCTCGGCCGCGGCCTTCACCACCACGCGGTGCGCCACCGACTTCCCGCCCTCGTCGCGGTAGTAGACCGTGACGCGCGCGTCCTTGGCGAGCTCGCCCTGCGTGGTCATGTCGTCGTGGCGCACGAAGGTGCGCGTCATCGGCTGCTTCCCCGACTTCTCCACGGTGAGGCTCTGCTTGTCGAGCGCGGTGACGACCCCGGTGAACTGATGCATCGCATTCCTGCCCTTGCTCGGGCTCGGCGCGTTCTTGGAGCTCGCGGCGTGCGCGGTGCCCGCGACCAGGCCGGCCAGCAACAGCACGGGAAGAGCGATTCGTGTCCAGTTGCGATTCATGTGGCGTGTCCCCCTTTCGATTTGCGGGGGCGCGGCCGCCTGCTCAATGCAAGGGTCGGGCAAGCGCGGAAGTGCTGCGAAATCGAGCGGTCGCGGCGTGACGCCGTGCCCGGCGTGAGCGGCGCCGAGCACGTCGTGGTCAGGCGGGTCGCGC is a window from the Candidatus Sulfotelmatobacter sp. genome containing:
- a CDS encoding outer membrane beta-barrel protein, which produces MRTSKLVVLGAAMIVAASLASAFNASADPYPQTRNGFYLGLGIGGGTGAASLSGNGFSASSDRQGGAVGSLRLGWSVMPQLSLGVESNSWARTESGQTVSMSVYTAGATYYPNPSQGFFMRAGVGGGNESFSVSSGNSSGSASQSGFGFTVGTGYEMRLMPHWSLGPAVDYGYVNVKNQGFNISSNYVNFTAAMNWYFF